The following nucleotide sequence is from Salvia miltiorrhiza cultivar Shanhuang (shh) chromosome 7, IMPLAD_Smil_shh, whole genome shotgun sequence.
ATTTGACTCTGTCTTTTATCGTCACAACAGTCGGcgacttcagtcttcagaacaacaactaaaccaGAAaggaactctaacacttgagttcgaacagttctagtctattacaagaaaAACCTactgattttggtatcatcaaaactatgattaggatatttcattaagttcccaacatgaaataaaaatagaatcaGGAAAATGAAAATACATCATTTAAGAAAACGAAGTAgaatgagagagatgagagagaaaacaaTTTAGTTTGAACactttaaatttcaatatttttattattttaaacctattttatacctattatatatcaaatcaaagcTACTCTCATAATCTTtcatttgatatgcatattaaatattttattgttacTCAAAATATACAATTTTcaataagaaaaaaagaaaaaaaattgaaaaataataaaagaaaagaagaaaataagtTTAATTTGAGGGGAAAAAAAACTGCCTCTTTATCGGAAATGTGGTAGAAATTAATTGAAACATACtttaataactaaaatttaaaaagtaactataattttaaattggTGGAAAAAAGTGGCTGTTATACTGCCCTTTTATATAGTAATATATAGAtaacttaagtgaagtgacccgggttcgatccctcttgggagcgaattgcgaattggagatataaggtggatttggtgaatggagcgaattggagattggagatataaggtgatataaggtggatttggtgaatggagcgaattggagatataaggtggatttggtttcttggagtggatgaggaactaattactaacatctaacatgactttgtccgatcaaaaaaaaaaagtaatatatAGATaactaaaaatagtaaagttaaTTCTTTAGTTATTTAGatgaattataattttgatggttttgattatttcaatcatttgagctaattttttttatttatattttactgaaatgatgaaattgaagaaatcataatcttaaaaaaaatactcaatatcgtttccttaaaataattaaaggatTTAAATATGTAATTATCAGTAACGAGATTAATTACATCATCATTAGATCACCAGTACGAAGGGGCATGTTGATTTAATTGTATAGgaattagattattaattttAAGCATTGACTAGTTATTATACGTATTATATTGCTtcgtaaaagaaaaaaaaattaatacatcctttgtcccattataagtggctcgtttttcattttgatctgATTCACTGAAATCGgctcattttcataaaatatattctctccgtctacgatatcattttcacttttaCAATTTTGATTCGTCCACAATATCATTTCCATTTTCATTTATAGAATGATAGAGTCCACAAAATTCAATCACAATAATATTGGGACTCAAACTCTACTTACAATAATActcaatattattatttatcacttTTTTAAAACTTGTGTTGTTCACAAATTTTGAACTAAGAGAATAATAATTAACTCTTGAAAAATATATGAGCCCTACcacttttattaaatttattttttattaagttttatgacGAAAATAAATGAACCGCTTTCAGTGGAACATAGGGAGTATATTGCATGGATCTTTTGTGCCACAATTTAAGTGTTTATCGTTTCCAGGAGTGCTATTTTCACTATTTTgcaaaaaattatacataaaacaaaaattattattattattattattattattaacataaaattatattttcttcgttTCATTaaaaatgtctcactttccataatgagatgtcttattacaaatgtctcgttccgtttttgacaatatattctctctctatatttaatatttaaataatttacattaaCTTTTACTttctacatatttcttaatttacGTGTTCAAAAGTAATGAAATATTTGTAATAGAAGGGAGTAACCATAAAATTCAACCATTAGTTTAAAAAATGTTGAGACATAAATGAAAGTACACATGCTTATTTTTTGTATGAATCCAATTTTAACGTAAAAGAGAAAACAAACTCAATttcaacaaatataaataacacaTGGCAAGAACAAACTTATTGGATAAATGAAGTAAAACAAACCCTTTATTTTAAGCTAAGAAATTCCCCCAAAAACAATGGCTTCTCAGCTATAAAATCACACTCACACCCACCATTTTGTCTTACCAAACAACTCTATAGAGTTTCAGTAAGAAGAAACAAACAACTGTTTTGCAGTTTCTTTTGATTTCACATCCATGGCGGAGAGCAAGGAGGAGGATGTTAAGCTCGGAGCAAACAAGTTCACGGAGAAACAGCCGCTGGGCACCGCCGCGCAGACAGACAAGGACTACAAGGAGCCGCCGCCGGCTCCGCTGTTCGAAGCAGGAGAGCTGAAATCGTGGTCGTTTTACCGGGCTGGGATTGCGGAATTCGTCGCCACTTTCTTGTTTCTTTACATCACGGTGTTGACGGTGATGGGCGTGGGCAGAGCCAAGAACAAATGCGCCTCTGTAGGGATTCAGGGCATTGCTTGGGCCTTTGGTGGCATGATCTTCTCTCTCGTCTACTGCACTGCTGGCATCTCAGGTCTCTCTCTGATCtctcttgtgtgtgtgtgtgtgtgtgtagaaaTAGTTGAATACTGCATGCTTGTGTTAGTTTTGTACTCGAACTATTTTGTGGAATCGACCTATTGAGGGATGCTACATGCTTTTTTTCCTCTGTTTCTTTATGAAATTCTTAGAGGCTCTTTATTGTTCTCTGTCACTGCTTATTTATCTCCATAAATAAAGATGCAATCTTGATGAGGGTTTGTCATGAAATCTGATGTTCGTATCTAATTCTTGAAATCCCTTTTGGTAATGCTTAGTCTTGACACACAATTTAGGCAAATTTGTTTTTcatgtttctctctctctgtgtgtgtagagagagagttaaaaaaactgaaattttGTATTCAACAATTGTGGCATGAAATCTGCTCTTAGTGTTTGTGTTTTTGGGGAATCGACCTATTGAGGGTTGCTACATGCTTTCTCCACCggtttttttgaaatttttagaGGCTCTTTATTGTTCCGTATCAATGCTTATGTATCTCTCCATAAATAAAGATTCAATCTTGACGAGGGTTTATCATGAAATCTGATGTTTCTTCCTAATTCCTGAGATCCCTTTTGGTAATTACATAGTCTTGACATAAAATTTAGGTGAATTAATTATGTTTGAATCACAGGAGGGCACATCAATCCAGCTGTGACATTCGGGTTGTTCTTGGCGAGGAAGCTCTCGTTGACCCGGGCTGTGTTCTACATGGTGATGCAGTGCCTTGGAGCCATCTGTGGAGCTGGAGTGGTGAAGGGTTTCATGAAGGGGCCCTATGAGACACTCAAAGGAGGTGCCAACTTCGTCAGCCATGGCTACACCAAGGGCGATGGCCTTGGTGCTGAGATTGTCGGCACCTTTGTCCTCGTCTACACCGTCTTCTCCGCCACTGATGCCAAGAGAAGTGCCAGAGACTCACATGTCCCTGTATGTGTCTTGAAATTgaacatatatatatctcatgaaATCAGCACTGATTTTGGTTTTCTTGATTTTGTGTGAATGTGGTATTGTGAAATTTCTGATTGGTTTCATTTCTAGTTAAATGATTCTTATCTGCTTCTGTAGTCATAAATGAGACTACAGTTGAGATGGATGGAGCAAACATGCTCTATGCATCACAGGCTAACATGTTTTCATCGTTAGTTACTTGATTCTTGGATTTCCTATCTTctttttttgtataaattgCAGGCTTCTAGCTTGTTTCATTAATCTTTCACAGTATTGAATAGAAAAGATGACAAATATATCACATTTGATGCTCTATGATCATGAAAAAAAGTTTAGTGTTGGACATTGTCGACTTGGCTGTAGGAAGTGAGCTCGTTTACATCATTGAAAGTTGATACTCATCATCCCGGTTAGATCATAAATAAGAATTGATTTGGATTTTGAAGTATTAGTATCCATAAAAGTCGATGATTTAATCGTGATGTTTGCCTGTTGTGTTTGGAAATGAACATGTTGAAGCAAGCAACATGTTTAGTTATGAAATTTGATGTTGCAGATTTTGGCTCCTCTCCCCATTGGCTTCGCTGTTTTCCTCGTTCATTTGGCCACCATTCCCATCACCGGAACTGGCATCAACCCAGCCCGGAGCCTCGGAGCCGCCATCATCTACAACCGAGGTCACGCATGGGACGACCACGTAAGTAACTCTCTCTACATCTTTAATTACAAATGGGTACATCCTCACAAATCTGGTGTATGTATACCTATAATATCCTTACTTCTAAGAATAATTTGGTGCTATACCTATAATTGAGTGGACTAATAAaaaggttaattgcatataaattaacTTACAaagaattttcatttttcacatcaaCTTTAAAATTTAGGTTAAAAGTACTCaactattaatattttttttttcatttttcaactttGAAATCCTAAGTGTCCAAATTCGTCAATTACTAAAACGACGTCGGTTTGCAAAGTTAGCAAAATGGGCAAGATAGCATCATTCCAGACggtaaaatgagaaaaaaaaaatagaagttGGATAATCTTAATATAGATTTTAAAGTTggtatgcaaaatgagaaacttttaaaaattcagtaatttatatgcaattaagtcttaataaaatagtcattttagaataataaaagataaagctaaccactaatataaaaaaaatattccctCTGTCCTGTATATGTAGGTTTGTTTTCCTTTTGGTAATGTTTCATTTATATAGGTTTATTTCCataaaagtaatgtttttttgctcatttactattatatccctatttaattttttaatttatttcaactttaattcatcattaaataataaatatgggcatattAGGAAGTTTActaatatattttcatttccaataATTTTTCTTAATACTTGTGTAAAGTCCAATCAGTCTATATAtatgggacgaatggagtataaaaatataatcaCTTCTACTATTTTACCCCTTAAATTCACCACCAAAATAGGTTTAgatttgaatttctttttaAATAGAGTAATTCACAAACCAAGAACAAGTTTGGTTATGAAATTTATTCCTGGTTTTGAATTGTCTTATCAAGAATAGGTTTGGTTGTGGATTAGTCTTTGAATTCATCAATTAAGAGCAAACcgatatttttgttttctttatagctattttttatatttataacatGAAAACGACTATTTTCATTTACTCaatctgtccacaaaaaattatTGCCACATTGTGGATGATCCgagttttaattaataaaatgtgagtgaaattGTTAGTAGAGTAAGGGTCTCACTTTAAATGTGGGAGAAGTTGTGTGTGCTCTACTACTATAAATGGAATTAGCAATTTTTTTGTGGTCAGAGGGAGTATTAACACTGTATATTAATCTAGGTTTTACTTATTTTGTTTGATATAAGATAAAAATCCTTTATCTTGGATGTCTGTGGAGTGAATGAGATTAATTGTGACTGAAACTCGTAGTACTAATTTGTTCCTCAGTGGATCTTCTGGGTCGGGCCGTTCATCGGAGCGGCTCTTGCTGCCGTGTACCACCAGATAGTCATCAGAGCCATTCCTTTCAAGAGCAGGGCTTGATTTCAAACTGTTTCCTCATGCATTTTACTCTATCTCTCTTTGTGTTTGAAAACACTGAAATTTGTGTGTAAATTATGAGAGGCTCTATGTATGTATCTTATGTTTCTTATTAATGAAAACAAGTATTCTAACAGTTTCCTATTCTTTCTCTCCATTCATAGTAACACAAGTATTGATATTTTAGCTAAAGATTGGCTTGGCttgatttcttttttattatattcCTAATTTTAATTGGAAGACtattcgtttttctttttgggaagGATTTGGGTATCTATTTTGTTTAACATGTCTTACAGACCACTAAATTGAAAGTAACTTTATAAGACCAAATAAAATGCACTTGGAATTCTCTATCCAACTTATGAtgcaataataattttatattttatattattgaatACTTTCTGTTAATGTTAAAGCGACGCCCTCAATATTGAATAGTATGTTGATAAATCCTTATCTGCATTccataattaaattcaattataGTTCATCAACCTccatttgtttttatttattcttttgggAGAGGGAACGCATGGTAAATGAAAAAGAACATATGCATTAGAAAAACCACAAGCACTTCTAGATAACCAATGAGCACCTACTATGACCTCACACTTAATGTAACGAGCCGGGACGGAGCTAAAAATTAAGTTTGGGGGGTAACGAGTCGGGACGGAGCTAGAaattaagtttgggggggagggTTGAACTTGTATGGGGTTCGGTAGCTCTagagcctttttttttttggcattccgtatatttaaggcatttttttactaaaatacaagcataatagtaataataatgaacaacattttcatagattatatagtttcaatatattacaaattagtttcaatacattacaattttttttgaacattTCGTATATTTTAGTGTAACACCTCAATTCTAGAATGAATAAATACAATCGAGGTGCAACCAAttcatataaataacataaggGAAAATCCTTGTTGTTACCAAATAGAAGGTAgcaagtcgggctatgcccctttggatcacaagttttgttttatgcttgtaATAACCGgtattcattagcataaaactagGAGTTAAGTGCTTAAAGCTCAATCGGAGATGTTATTCTCAATCTAACatgaaagtct
It contains:
- the LOC130994924 gene encoding aquaporin PIP1-3, translating into MAESKEEDVKLGANKFTEKQPLGTAAQTDKDYKEPPPAPLFEAGELKSWSFYRAGIAEFVATFLFLYITVLTVMGVGRAKNKCASVGIQGIAWAFGGMIFSLVYCTAGISGGHINPAVTFGLFLARKLSLTRAVFYMVMQCLGAICGAGVVKGFMKGPYETLKGGANFVSHGYTKGDGLGAEIVGTFVLVYTVFSATDAKRSARDSHVPILAPLPIGFAVFLVHLATIPITGTGINPARSLGAAIIYNRGHAWDDHWIFWVGPFIGAALAAVYHQIVIRAIPFKSRA